One Paenarthrobacter aurescens TC1 DNA window includes the following coding sequences:
- a CDS encoding putative sulfonate ABC transporter, ATP-binding protein (identified by match to protein family HMM PF00005): protein MATHTGGLSTLRTGPSYEVSVRNLIRSFGPKGVLNGVDLDIAPGEFVALLGPSGCGKSTLLRALAGLDGDVRGSGVVKVPEQVSVVFQDSRLLPWDTVLGNVTLGLRDHDADARGRRALAEVGLAGREKAWPHELSGGEQQRVALARSLVREPKLLLADEPFGALDALTRLKMHALLKDLVAAHRPAVLLVTHDVDEAITLADRVVVLQGGRVALERKAGTAVDHSALRGELLEALGVHSAA, encoded by the coding sequence GTGGCAACGCACACTGGCGGGCTAAGCACCCTCCGGACCGGCCCCTCCTACGAAGTCTCCGTCCGGAACCTCATTCGCAGCTTCGGCCCGAAAGGCGTACTCAACGGGGTGGACCTTGATATCGCACCGGGCGAGTTCGTTGCCCTCCTCGGCCCCAGCGGCTGCGGCAAGAGCACCCTGCTGCGTGCCCTCGCCGGACTGGACGGTGACGTCCGCGGCAGCGGAGTGGTGAAGGTCCCGGAGCAGGTGTCCGTGGTGTTCCAGGACTCGCGCCTGCTGCCGTGGGACACCGTGTTGGGCAACGTCACCTTGGGACTCAGGGATCACGACGCCGATGCCCGCGGCCGCCGCGCGCTCGCCGAAGTGGGACTCGCCGGTCGCGAAAAGGCGTGGCCACACGAACTGTCCGGCGGGGAACAGCAGCGCGTCGCCTTGGCGAGGTCGCTGGTGCGCGAGCCCAAGCTGCTGTTGGCCGATGAACCTTTCGGTGCGCTGGATGCCCTCACCCGGTTGAAAATGCATGCACTCCTGAAGGACCTGGTCGCCGCGCACCGCCCGGCGGTCCTGCTCGTAACCCACGACGTCGACGAGGCCATCACCTTGGCCGACCGCGTCGTCGTCCTCCAAGGCGGCCGTGTAGCCCTTGAGCGCAAGGCTGGAACCGCCGTCGACCATTCAGCGCTGAGGGGCGAACTGCTCGAAGCCCTCGGCGTCCATTCTGCTGCCTAA
- a CDS encoding putative ABC-type nitrate/sulfonate/bicarbonate transport system, permease component (identified by match to protein family HMM PF00528) encodes MTTTAARRTATVTAPPPGTAPPPRSDVATHPGSGVEPHLDPNLTGRPDVRPASRRLGPGKRRRFAGLVGPAALILLWVVASATGLLDPRILSEPWTVVSTAGELIADGRLQENLAISAQRAGLGLFFGIVVGAVLAVLSGLSRVGESLIDGPVQIKRAIPGLALIPLLILWFGIDETMKVLTITLGVFVPIYLQTHAGLRGIDLRYVELAQTVGLSRAGFIRRVVLPGALPGFFLGLRFAVTGAWVSLVVVEQINSTSGIGYMMELARTYGQTNIIVLGLAVYGVLGLVSDAAVRLLERKALSWQRTLAG; translated from the coding sequence ATGACCACCACTGCTGCCCGGCGCACGGCTACGGTCACCGCTCCCCCGCCAGGAACCGCACCTCCGCCAAGAAGCGACGTCGCTACTCACCCGGGTTCCGGCGTCGAACCTCACCTCGACCCGAACCTCACCGGCAGGCCGGATGTCCGCCCGGCGAGCCGCCGCCTGGGCCCCGGGAAGCGTCGCCGCTTTGCGGGCTTGGTGGGTCCTGCCGCGTTGATCCTATTGTGGGTGGTTGCTTCGGCGACGGGCCTGCTGGATCCCCGGATCCTGTCCGAGCCTTGGACCGTGGTCTCCACGGCGGGCGAATTGATCGCAGACGGCCGACTCCAGGAGAACCTGGCGATCTCGGCCCAGCGTGCAGGTTTGGGATTGTTCTTCGGGATCGTGGTGGGTGCCGTACTGGCGGTCCTTTCCGGGCTGAGCCGCGTAGGCGAGTCGCTGATCGACGGTCCAGTGCAGATCAAGCGGGCCATTCCCGGACTCGCCCTGATCCCCCTGCTGATCCTCTGGTTCGGCATCGACGAAACCATGAAGGTCCTCACCATCACTTTGGGCGTATTCGTCCCCATCTACCTCCAGACCCATGCTGGTTTGCGGGGCATCGACCTGCGGTACGTCGAACTGGCGCAAACGGTGGGCCTGAGCCGGGCCGGGTTCATTCGCCGCGTAGTACTACCGGGAGCGTTGCCGGGATTCTTCCTGGGGCTTCGTTTCGCCGTCACCGGCGCCTGGGTGTCCTTGGTGGTGGTGGAACAGATCAACTCCACCAGCGGCATCGGCTACATGATGGAGCTCGCCCGCACCTACGGACAAACAAACATCATCGTCCTCGGCCTGGCGGTCTACGGCGTCCTGGGACTGGTTTCCGACGCAGCCGTCCGGCTCCTGGAACGAAAGGCATTGTCGTGGCAACGCACACTGGCGGGCTAA